ATTCCAGTATTCGGGCCAGTCGTAGGGAAATGGCCGTGCTTGGGAGATATTGATTACTCTCGATTGCATACATGGCCTGACGGGTGAGCCTCACTTTGCAGGCCAATTCCGCTTGCGTCATCCCCATGGCTTTTCGCATAGATCGAACGTTATTCCTGATAGGCTCTTCTGCAGGAAGGATCGATTTGGTTTTAGAAGGCTTCTGCTCTGATCGTTTTTTTGTCATCTCTTCCATGCTACCCAACTACTAATCCGCTGAGCAATTATATGACAACCATACCTTGGATCAATCACGCATGCGACGATCCGTGTTTGTTGGTCGGCGGTGGCTTCTTCAGTGTCAGTGGGTTGATCGTGCGAGCGATCATCGTGTCTGCTGGAACCTGGCTGAGGTCATGTGAGTTAAGGAACTGACCTGTCATAGGTCAGCGGATTAGTATCTTGAAGAACGTATGGTGAGATTCCAGATCCGATGATAAATGCTCCAGGACGAACGTCGAGCAAACGGGATGGATCAGGTGAAGGTATTGAAAAAATAAAAAATCCCATCATGGTGAAATCCGCTCAGTGAAGCTCTGCCAAATGTGTGACAATTTTACTCGAGCGGCAAACAGGGCAATGGTGTCCAGATCTTCCTGGCTTGGTTGACGAGCGCGAATAATCTGTTGTGCATCAAGAAGATCTTGTGGCCCGCCGGCATACAGTTTTAAAAGCGTCAAGACTTGCCAGGATATAACGGGAACGGTGTTGTCGAGGATGGATAATTCGACGACGTTGGCAACAATGATTCGAGTCCATTCAGTCGGTAATAGGATCAACTGAATGGGAATCGTGAGGCCTTTTGTGGCGTATCCCAGGTGATAGACCCCCCGGAGTGGATCGTCAGAATCACCAATGTGAAACTCCGCATTGAGGTAGAGAGAAAGGGCGGTTGGGCTCGCTGTCCCTAACGCTACGGCGAAGTCGACATCATGAGTGGCACGGGGAATTCCCCAGGCAGAGACGGCGAACCCTCCAATCAGGGCATACTGCTCCACAAGTCCTTGGGCTTTGGCCTCATCCAGACGACGAGCTATAAATGTTAGAGCTTCTTGGAACACGTGCGCTGTAACTCAAGACAGGCATCCGAGAGTTCAAGAGCCAGGAGCAACCGGGCTTCAGCTGGGAGACGCTGAGCGTTCGACAGTTTTTCTTGAGTCAGACGTTCCCCAAGGTGGCTAGGGCGGCGGCCTGAGGGAGCTTGAGAGGAATGCTCTGTGGACATAGCCGCATTGTACCTGTGTGTCGTTGGATTGGAAAGATGGCGTCGTGCTCACAAAGAGGTGGTCCTCCCCTGATTTGGAGAACACATTTAACAAGGGCCAGAACGGGCAGGTGAATGTCATGCTTGTGTAGAGATGATATTCGGAAACGTTCAAAGGCGAAGCCGTTGAGTGGTTGTAGCTGAGTCAGCTTGATTTTCTGCCGAATCGAGATGAATAGGACGAGATCGGTGCCATCCTAACGCGAGTCGACTTGGCTAGGGAGTATCATCTGGGTATGATTCGATAACCTCGCAATTCTCTATTATTTCCAGTACTTCCTTCTTCGGAAGTTTTTCGTTAAAACATCCATTTCACAGCGTGAATACGAAAGACGAGTTTATCGGGTTCGCAAGTCATTAGATCTCAATGTCGGTATTTTGTAATGATATAGATTACTCTTTCTTAAGTAAGGCTATCTAAATATGTCTGGAAAAGTATAGGCGTAGATCGTAAGAAAGGGCCATGGTCTAGTTTTTGTTGCGTTAAATTGAGAGCTTTACCTCTTTGGCTGCAAGGGCTACGATGTCATTAATCATGGACGCCTCAGCCCTTTCTTCTTTTCATCCCATCATCGCTGAATGGTTCCGGTCGCAGGTGGGTGAGCCGAGTGATGTGCAGATCGCCAGTTGGCCGGTGATTGCTTCCGGGCAGCATACGTTGATTGCGGCGCCGACGGGTTCAGGGAAAACACTGGCGGCGTTTTTGACGTGCATCGATACGCTTCTCAAGCAGGCCTTGTCTTGTGAGTTAGCCGATCAAACGCAGATTGTTTATGTCTCCCCACTTAAAGCCTTGAGTCATGATGTGCAGAAGAATCTGCAGGAACCGCTGGCGCAGATGACGCAATGCGCATTGTCGGCCGGCTATCTCGTTCCGGATTTACGCGTTGAGGTGCGAACCGGCGACACGCCGCCGTCGGTGCGTCAGCGCATGCTCGTGCATTCTCCCCATATTCTGATTACCACTCCGGAAACCTTGTACCTCATGCTGACGGCGCGTAAGAGCCGTGAAATTCTGACGAATGTGCAGACGGTCATCGTGGATGAAATTCATGCCTTGGCTCCCAATAAACGGGGAACCCATTTGGCATTGTCGCTTGAGCGATTGGCGGCGCTCTGTCCCAAGCCTCCTGTGCGAATCGGTTTGTCCGCGACGCAACGACCTCTGGAACTTATTGCCGATTTCCTCGTTGGCCAAGGCGCTGTCGGCAATGCCGTTGAGCGGAATTTACCGGCGCGATCGTCGTGTCAGATCGTCGATGTCGGACAAAAGCGCGAACTTCATTTAACGGTTGAGGTTCCTCGTGATGAATTGGGAGCCGTCGCAACGAATGCGATGTGGGAGGAGATTTACGATCGCATTGCCGAGTTGGCCCGTGAACATCACACGACGTTAGTGTTCGTCAATACACGACGGTTAGCGGAACGTATCGCTCATCATTTAACTGAACGTTTGGGTGAAGACAAAGTGATGGCGCACCATGGCAGCCTTTCTCGAAAGATTCGATTGTCCGCCGAAGATCGTCTGAAGACAGGGCAGCTTCAAGTGATGGTAGCCACCGCTTCACTCGAACTGGGTATTGATATCGGCCATGTGGATCTGGTGTGTCAGATAGGTTCGCCTCGCGCGATTGCGACCTGTATGCAGCGAATCGGCCGGGCCGGGCACTGGGTTGGCGCGACGCCCAAAGGCCGCTTGTTTTGCACGACACGGGATGATCTCGTCGAATGTGCTGCCACGGTCTACGCGATACGGCAAGGCAATTTAGATCCCGCGACGGTTCCACTTGAGTCCGTCGATATTCTGGCTCAACAACTCGTGGCAGAAGTGGCGGCGCAGGAACGCTCGGTTGATGACCTGTATCGACTATGTTCTCGTGCCTATCCTTATCAAAATCTCACCAGGGACATGTTCGAAAACGTGCTCCAGATGGTGGCAGAGGGGTATGTGCCCGGACGCCGCCGTCAGCAAGCGTATGTCTTTCATGATCGTGTGCAGCAGAAGGTTCGCCCGCGCCGTGGCGCGAGACTTGCCGCCATCACTTCTGGCGGCGCGATACCAGACACCGCCACCTATGCGGTCGTGGCGGAGCCGGAAGGCAAAGTTGTGGGCTCGGTGGATGAGGATTTTGCGGTAGAAAGTTTGGCCGGAGATATTATTCTCCTAGGAACGTCGTCTTGGAGGATTCGCGGGATTGAGACGGGACGGGTCAGGGTGGAGGATGCGCATGGGGCTCCTCCCAATATTCCCTTTTGGCGTGGTGAGGCTCCTTCACGTACCAAAGAGCTGTCGAATGAGGTGGCGCGACTTCGGGAGCGGGTCAGCCGGTCCCTCGAAGAATCGAGCAATAGTGTGCAGGCCAAAACTATTCTGCAGGCTGAATGTGGAGTCGATGAAGCCGGAGCGGATCAGATCGTGGCCTATGTTCAAGATGGCAAGCAAGTGCTGGGGGCGGTTCCAACGCAAGAGCGGATTATTGCCGAACGCTTTTTTGATGAAGCCGGTGGCATGCAGCTCGTCATTCACTCCCCCTACGGCGGACGTGTGAATCGAGCCTGGGGGTTGGCTCTCCGCAAGAGGTTCTGCCTGAATTTCGACTTTGAGTTGCAAGCTGCGGCCACTGATGAAGGGTTGGTTCTCTCGCTGGGTGAAAAACACAGTTTTCCGCTGGATGCCATCTTTTCGTTCTTGAATTCCCAAACGGTGCGGGATGTTCTCATTCAGGCTGTATTAGCTTCACCGCTGTTTATCACTCGTTGGCGATGGAACATCTCACGGTCCCTGGCTCTGTTGCGCTTTCAAAAAGGCAAGAAGGTGCCTCTGCATATTCAGCGTATGCGAGCGGAGGATTTATTGGGTGCGGTATTTCCGATGGCCACGGCATGCCAAGATAACCATGTGGGAGACGTGCCGATTCCCGACCATCCCTTGGTTCAAGAGACTGTGCGCGATTGTCTCACAGAAGCCATGGATATCGATGGCTTGATTCGCCTGCTGCAGCGCATGGAGTCTGGTGAGGTGCAATGCGTCGCCATAGAGTCTCCGGCTCCCTCGCCGTTCGCCCATGAAATTTTGAATGCGAATCCCTATGCGTTTTTGGATGATGCCCCACTGGAAGAACGGCGGGCTCGAGCAGTGAATCTGCGGCAAGTTCTTCCCTCTGATATTGGCGGAACATTGGGCTCTCTTGATCCGAAAGCCATCGCTGCAGTCATCGAAGAGGCATGGCCAATGGTTCGTGATGCTGATGAACTTCATGAAGTACTTCATCTTTTGGTGTGGGTGCCTGAAGAGATGAGCGCCTCCTGGAAGCCGTACCTTCATGAATTGCTGGAATCAAAGCGTGCGTTGATCGTAGGAATCAAGAGTGAGCAGAATGATGAAATCCCCTTACGCAGAGGGTGGGTCACAACCGAACAGTTTTCAGCGGTTCAAGCAGTTTTTCCTTCTGTCGAAATTCTCGCCCCTGAGCAATTGGAACTTCTTCCGGTTGTTGCCGACGTGCCTACGATCGAGGAAGCGAACGCCGTCCTGCATATTGTGCAAGGATGGATGGAATCTTGTGGGCCAGTGACCGTGCGAGAGCTGTCAAGCGCGTTGTATCTTCCTCAGTCGGCAGTCAGGCAAGCGTTGCTGCATCTAGAAGGGCAAGGGCAAGTTTTGCGTGGACAGTACCGTTCGGAAATGTCTTCTTTCCCATTCAACGGAGACTCAAGCATAGCGGGATTTGAAGAAAGTCATGGAAAGCTTGAAGAATGGTGTGGCCGGCGGTTGCTTGCCCGAATTCACCGGAAGACAGTCAGCTCGCTCCGAAAGGAGATCGAACCGGTTTCCGCGGCAGACTTCATGCGGTTTCTGTTCCGTTGGCAGCATCGTGCGCCTGGTTCACAATTACATGGAGAGCCGGGGTTACAGGAAGTCATCACTCAACTTGCGGGTTTTGAAACGGCCGCATCTTCTTGGGAACCTTCAATTTTGAAGGAGCGCGTTTCGAACTACAAACCGGAACTTTTAGATATGTTGTGTCTGCGAGGGACCGTTGCCTGGGGAAGGCTGACGCCGCCGTACAAGGCACCAAATACTTCACCTGAAAGTCGAAAAAAAGATGAGAACGCGTTGTTTCAGGTTGAGGCTCGACGATCAGTCCCCCGTCGTATCAGCCCCACAAGTCTTGCGCCGATCAGTTTCTTTCTCCGAGAAGACCTTGCGTGGCACCTCGCGTTGAATCGTCACAGGTTACATAATGCCAACTCTGGTCTACGGCAGATCTTGAGCTCAGTGGCCCAAGATGTTCTCCAGTGCATGGAATCCCGAGGGGCATCATTTTTTACGGATCTGACGGGGACAACCGGACATCTGGCCTCAGAGGTTGAACAAGCACTCTGGGAGCTTGTGGCTGTCGGGTTAGTGACCTCTGACGGTTTTGACAACCTTCGCGCACTGCTCAACCCAAAGCGGCGCAATGCCTATGGCAAGGAACGGAAGCAGCGGCCTCGTCACAGCGCGGGGCGGTGGGATCTTTTACTGCCATCGCGTCGTCCTCCAGAAGAGTCATTCACGACCGATCAGATCCATGAAAAATGGGCTAAGCAGTTGCTCATTCGTTATGGCGTGGTCTTTCGTGATGTGTTGAAACGGGAATCGTCTGCGATGACTTGGCGTGAGCTTCTTATTCAATTTCGCCGGTTGGAGTGGCGAGGTGAGATCCGGGGAGGGCGATTTGTGAATGGATTTACGGGAGAGCAATATGCGTTGCCCGAAGCCGTTGAATCACTCCGTGCCGTCAGGCGTGACCCGCGGTCCAGTGCACAGGACATTCATATTTCCGCCGCTGATCCCCTCAACCTCGTTGGGATCATTCTTCCCGGAGAGAAAGTGCCGGCCAATACTTCCAAAGTCATCTGTTTCCGAAATGGTGTGCCTGTGAGTGATGATCGATCGGTCGTGGCGTTGGGATAAATTGTTTCAGGAAGACAAAGAATCTCGAGAAGGCTTATTGCATATGGCCGATCAAAGAAAGAAAAAAACAAGTCGGCAAAAAATGATTGTCGATATTCTCTGGTTTATCCTTGGAGCGATTATTGGACTCTTCTCGTTGATCGGCCTGTATGTGGTTGCGATGAATGTTTTATGAAGGCTACCATAGAATACGGTCCTATTTCTTGATTCTCGTTTCTCTGTTGGATAATATCTGATTATGTCACGAAGACCATTTCCGGGAGCACCGCCCCCGATCCCACCAGCTTTGCGGCGACGTCAGCCCATGTCTCCACAGGCCCAACAGGAGCAGTTTAGTGCTCTTCGAGCTTCATTACTCTACTGCCCGAAATGCAAGACGGCTACCCCTGCGCGGGAGCGACTTCTTTTGGTTTTGCCCTCTGGTAATCTCTATGAATATTTGTGTTCGGAATGTGGGACGAGCACCGGTGAGAAGACGGATCAAGCGCAGGACCAGGAGGTCAAGTTAATCAAGCCGTAGCGGCGAAACTCAAACGATATCTTCCGTCTGTTTGTCCGGCACAGGAAGTCCTTCTTGCGCCATGATGCGGAGGGCATTGGTCGTAGGGCAGGGGCCAGGTTTTAGCTGATAGTCAAACTGTAGTTTCCCGTTTTCGATCGTTTCCTGGAAGTGCATGTTGTGAATTCGCGATCCATTGGTTTCCAGTAGCGCTAATTCCAAATCGTGGGTGGAAAGGAGTCCGAGCCCATTCCCCTTCTGAAGCGCTTTGATAAAGGCTTCGCTGCCTCCCAAACGCTCACGGTTATTGGTCCCCTTGTATATTTCATCGATGAGAAAGAGGACTGGGTGGCCCTCACGCTCATTCACACCGTCTAGGACGACTTTCAATCTTTTCACTTCTGCGTAAAAGTAGGACAGTCCCTCCGCCAGTGAATCAGTCACTCGGATACAACATAAGAGTCGCAACCATGTCCACGCAAGATAGTCGGCACAAACGGGAGCGCCGGCTTGAGCCAGGCAAATATTGATTCCTATTGTTCGTAAAAACGTACTTTTCCCTGACATATTCGACCCGGTTACGAGTAGCACATGGCCTAATCCGTGGAGCGCTAAACTGTTTTCCACACGAAAATTTGTTTTAATTAAAGGGTGTCCGATGTTTGTCGCGGTAAAACCGGCTTCAGATTGGGAAGCGCTGAGCTGTTCTCTTGCCGGCCATGTGTAATCCGGGTTGAGGTAGGCAAA
The genomic region above belongs to Nitrospirales bacterium and contains:
- a CDS encoding DEAD/DEAH box helicase, producing the protein MDASALSSFHPIIAEWFRSQVGEPSDVQIASWPVIASGQHTLIAAPTGSGKTLAAFLTCIDTLLKQALSCELADQTQIVYVSPLKALSHDVQKNLQEPLAQMTQCALSAGYLVPDLRVEVRTGDTPPSVRQRMLVHSPHILITTPETLYLMLTARKSREILTNVQTVIVDEIHALAPNKRGTHLALSLERLAALCPKPPVRIGLSATQRPLELIADFLVGQGAVGNAVERNLPARSSCQIVDVGQKRELHLTVEVPRDELGAVATNAMWEEIYDRIAELAREHHTTLVFVNTRRLAERIAHHLTERLGEDKVMAHHGSLSRKIRLSAEDRLKTGQLQVMVATASLELGIDIGHVDLVCQIGSPRAIATCMQRIGRAGHWVGATPKGRLFCTTRDDLVECAATVYAIRQGNLDPATVPLESVDILAQQLVAEVAAQERSVDDLYRLCSRAYPYQNLTRDMFENVLQMVAEGYVPGRRRQQAYVFHDRVQQKVRPRRGARLAAITSGGAIPDTATYAVVAEPEGKVVGSVDEDFAVESLAGDIILLGTSSWRIRGIETGRVRVEDAHGAPPNIPFWRGEAPSRTKELSNEVARLRERVSRSLEESSNSVQAKTILQAECGVDEAGADQIVAYVQDGKQVLGAVPTQERIIAERFFDEAGGMQLVIHSPYGGRVNRAWGLALRKRFCLNFDFELQAAATDEGLVLSLGEKHSFPLDAIFSFLNSQTVRDVLIQAVLASPLFITRWRWNISRSLALLRFQKGKKVPLHIQRMRAEDLLGAVFPMATACQDNHVGDVPIPDHPLVQETVRDCLTEAMDIDGLIRLLQRMESGEVQCVAIESPAPSPFAHEILNANPYAFLDDAPLEERRARAVNLRQVLPSDIGGTLGSLDPKAIAAVIEEAWPMVRDADELHEVLHLLVWVPEEMSASWKPYLHELLESKRALIVGIKSEQNDEIPLRRGWVTTEQFSAVQAVFPSVEILAPEQLELLPVVADVPTIEEANAVLHIVQGWMESCGPVTVRELSSALYLPQSAVRQALLHLEGQGQVLRGQYRSEMSSFPFNGDSSIAGFEESHGKLEEWCGRRLLARIHRKTVSSLRKEIEPVSAADFMRFLFRWQHRAPGSQLHGEPGLQEVITQLAGFETAASSWEPSILKERVSNYKPELLDMLCLRGTVAWGRLTPPYKAPNTSPESRKKDENALFQVEARRSVPRRISPTSLAPISFFLREDLAWHLALNRHRLHNANSGLRQILSSVAQDVLQCMESRGASFFTDLTGTTGHLASEVEQALWELVAVGLVTSDGFDNLRALLNPKRRNAYGKERKQRPRHSAGRWDLLLPSRRPPEESFTTDQIHEKWAKQLLIRYGVVFRDVLKRESSAMTWRELLIQFRRLEWRGEIRGGRFVNGFTGEQYALPEAVESLRAVRRDPRSSAQDIHISAADPLNLVGIILPGEKVPANTSKVICFRNGVPVSDDRSVVALG